The sequence below is a genomic window from Wyeomyia smithii strain HCP4-BCI-WySm-NY-G18 chromosome 1, ASM2978416v1, whole genome shotgun sequence.
agcaagttgtattttgttttactgaatatgcagcaaacgatctgtcacttttatgcaattgagcattactgactaatcagaaaatttcattttgctgaacagattgctggaaacacagcacaccaaaaatcagcaaaattttgctggtttccagcaatgaaaatttggtgtgagTTTGACGCAAAACTGCCTCTTAAgtgctagggatgggcgatactgtctgaagtatcgatacctgagtactcgaatacttttgcacaaaacgataccaagtatcgtggtatcagtatagaaagtatcgatgccaaaatactcgatgcttTTGGCTAAAatatcgataccgttggtatcgatacTGGTATCGCTTATCCCCAATAGAAGGCATTGGTGGTATCGGTatcgtttcaaagtatcgttggcaaagtatcgataccgccaCTCATCGTTAGCaacgagtatcgatgccaaaatactcgatactTCGGCTCCATGTACcgataccgttggtatcgatactagtatcgcccatccctgtTAAGTGCACTTTCGTGCAACTAGCGGACGTGCAATTAAAACGCAGTGCAACTAAATCGCGTGCGATTAACGAACGAGTGCTGTACAGTCTCTCTACAATTATaagtcagtcaacgtgttgtctgaatgttcaaaaatggatataaaataggaaaaattatcaactacgaatgttttactgtctatctctgtgttctgatgtgtactttctatcaacaattagtttcactgcagttgatgcgtgtgAATCGGTCGGGAAGATAAATATCACTTACATATccaaatacacaattatgggtcacttttggcattaaaaatcatttagactataaaatcatcaaaatacatAACGCAAGTTATGATTATAAGTTACTTTATTCAGTCTTGTCGCATaatcatgtaaaagtaataaaaatagccaaaatttgGACTAACCCACAATTCTGTACCGCAagatgtaacattactacaattatgggtcacttcacttactgcaccgagcagaattatagtttttcgtgacattttcaactttaaatcattttaatcgtatgcatgaggttacaagtgacttacaaaaaataccactgctaatgaaaattgttcagtttcgtgagaataaaCGTATTTGCgtgaaagtgacccataattgtagctgacccataactgtggaggcactgtactacactcaaaatatttttcacgttatgattaccggaaaagttatgtgaatattttccactgtcattttcacgtagattttacgtgattgtcatttgagttcatcatgatctggtgagatgatttatcctgtgaatattattcgttagacatatgcgtttcatgtgattttcacgtagaatttaactaccggcaaagtgaaaagcatttgattaacggatagctactacgttttataaaacgtattaatttcgattgtggtttcccaaattcttaagagagaaattagatttcagaattttttgatataagttgctagataaatcgcacgggcatgcaaaatttccaattcgaaaatggattgaacgacataaaaactgaccgtctataattactgttagctgctactgtttatgttcaggtaactcctggatctttgaactgaatctgtacaaaatctgtaagctaaagattccatgtcgaattatggtttttcctaaatctcactcattggcaagccatcgatgaaatcaattttatgttcagagaccgaattacacaacagcttcgccattttgattcttgtatattttcgcacggagagttcattctgtttgacgttgcaaggttcacgtagatactacgtgataaaacatagtatgcatgtgattttcacgtagatgttatgtttgtcacataaatcatgaaaactgacagaaaatgattaagtacaggaaatttcacataacaataacgtgaaaaatattttgagtgtagaaaATTGGTACCTACCTGCTTTCGCAATACGCAAATCGATTTTGGACAGCTATGTGACATTGGCGTTTTACAGTAACGAGAACTTTATGTGCAATATATTTAAAGTGTGGTTTAATTTACGAATGTTTCTCTGCTAGTATAAATAGCAAGACATACCTGATATACTATGcattgattttcatatttttggaaGTGAAACTTTCTAAACGTTTAAAATATGACACTTCACAGGGTACTGTAGTAATTTAGTAATCCCAAATTTATTCATGCACACATGTTTGTTATGTGTTCTGCGAGTATAAAAGCTCGATGTCGTGCTACAGAACTTTCATACCATCTTGCACacatatacatatatgtaaTGTTGAACGAATGGGCATACCTTTCATGTTGAGAAGAAAAGTAGATGAGATGAGAAGTGGCGAATCATTTGGTCGCGCAGTAAATGAAGTtaaaccacagacagacgttcgaacaagaacaacattgatcggaAATTACGTGTAAATTTTTGAACAGAAACACGTTACAAATAACTAAGCATAGTTGctacaacaaaattttattcgAAGGTGTACGAGGCTAGCGTCGCTGGTAACACTATCTGGTTATTCATTGCTAGTACTAAAAAACTTTACAAGTGTTCTGAACTCAGCTTGGACAGTGGTCTGCGGTTGAACTGTTTAAAATCATCTTCAAGTCCCGGAAGTCAACTCCTGAGTAGATTGTATTCAAAAGTGGATAATCTTTGGAATCTCTACCTGAATTTCATTACAACAATATTCAGATGTTGCTTCTCAAAAACTACTATTACTCTAATGTTACCTTAATTTTGCCCGGAATTATTCACTACACAAATAAATTAGGGTAGGGCAAAGTTATTGATTTTCCAGAATCAAGtgttttggttccatttggggCTCTAAACAAACCTAAATTTAtcgaaagtcgattggttttgtctccgcttggcgcattgcgttttaaatttatatgaacATTTGTATGgggaaactatgttttttgcattttcctatCTAGGGCGATCATTACTTCTTTAATAATAAACTACATTACGttgaagtatagtattttagatgcctaacaactttgccgaagacacgaaAGAGCTAGGATGTTCCTAAAAAATGATATAACTGttaaaagttgagtatgtcgaattaaatgctgaatatcgctttttttctgccaacagtGTACCGGCATCAGTATAGGATTTCCACCTTACTTAACTTTTGCAACATGTTGTATATCCTGAATACGCCAAGAATATTCAcatatatttgtttttttttttcatccagcTTAATTTATAAACTCGATACAGCAGATATCATCATTGGCGTAACTATGGAAAAATCCTAGGGGGGCTAATTCTCTATATATTTTATGCAAAAACGGTATAGCAAATAtatagtttttttaatttttgtgtttCTCATGTAGAGATGCTTGTTTTCTTTTAAGTCTATTGCTAATGAGAGTGCAATTTATGTTCAGtgtatcattttattttttgactgTCTTATCCCTCCATATGTAAACCTTGTTAACACTGCTGGCAACCAGTTTCAATTTCCAATTTCCTCTTTAATTCAAGACACCATCTTGTAGCAAAAGTCTGAATAATACACACGCGTTTCTTTAGTTGTTGAATTCGAGTAGCCTTTTTCTAATCCGAAATCTCTTTCCGCCCATAGTTCCTGCTAATACAAGTCAGCATTGAACCTTCGAATGGATGAATTGAATATCTGTGCCACTGCTGAATGCGTATCCCATGAcgtcattatttttattaaattgttgctgattttttaagaaaattggccacggctacgtttcaaATGGTCCATACGCAAATTCcaattttggtcactttttcgagcatttcggctggtatctcgcaaaaaacgcgtgtaatgttgtcttccaaggctggaattgttgttggcttatccgcattgacgtagccccacaaaaataatctagcggtgttaaatcgcatgatctaggcggccgattaaccggtccatttcgtgagatgaattgctcaccgaactcattccgcaatatgtccattgattcgcgcgatgtggcactttgctccgtcttgctgaaaccacatgtcaacaagacccagctcttccatttccggcaaaaaagatcataaatcatcgcgcgatagcgagcacCATTGACCGTAAcattgcgattttgatcatctttgaagaagtacggaccaatgatgcctccagcgtaaAAATTAAATCTTTAAAAACTGAGTTATTTACGATGTTCAATTCATaaccattttatttttttactttttttattgtGTATTGTTTTTGGAATGACttcaataccatttttacataaaccttcaaaaaaaaaaaaaacatgatccAAAAGAATCCtattagcacaaaatggcagctTCAGCCTATAGCAGGACTTCGTACCAATTCGACAGAGGGACTGGAAGCTCCCTCTCAAAATTCAACGAAACTTTGTGGGTGTATGGGCCTTAATACCCTAAGCaacattatattttttcaaaaaattactgTACTAACATTTCAAACGGgttgaagttatttttttaaatcgatttaTTTGAATAACgacaagagatagagaaaagttaaaaataaaaaacaaagtcAGTActcttaaagaaaaaaaacattaacaTAAAAACTAATTTATTATCTGAAAAACTTATTTGGAGTAGTAATCTGAGATgactaaaattttcaaaattaatttttgtttttagaaTTAAGTTTTCTCAGAATGCGACtgcaatttgattttttttattacatttttaaataaaagttcTAACAATTCTTTAAAAGTCGTTCTTTGGCAACTTTCGTCTattagatatatcgatttatgaaattaacttcagcccttttcaaatattagtacagataaattttcgagAAAAAACAGATGCAAAGCTGCTTAGGCTAGTAAGCCCTACAGAACCCCAAAGTtcggcgattcttgtattgcctctggttgctcttcgatccaaatgcggcaattttgcttatttacatacccatttaactagaaatgagcttcgtcactgaacacaatttttcggtaaaaaagtggattttcggcaagttgttctaataccccgttcacactacaccgcatatcgcctgatatcaggcgattcgtgctatcgaggccatatcaccatccatattacctgatatcccatacaatcgagctgtcaacggatatcacctcggctacatactatcgcggatatcatgttcgaaaactaATAATAACCACATTGCAGTTGGCAGCACGGgcaacagacatttgacgcaaccctacaaatttcgcaattcgcgttgcatgcgagaaaaaaggaaggaaatatttttgctcttgttatcccgcacattttgacaattgcatataagagttcgcgttggtgtgAGCCAAttagctgacatctctatcctaatcccattatacttgttgtcttgttttaggtTTGACCTGttcttgttttcttctcttttcaattaccaaagcaaatatcaaatcatatcagctcacaGTAGTGTGAAcactcgaggtgatatccgatatcatctggcgatatcaggtgatatccggcgtagtctgaacaaggcataaggcccattcaccaaaaattcgacgctgcggcaagtctttcggcttcaattcttgtacgagctgtattttgtaaggctttACACCAGAAATCCTAGGAGGGAGGGGGGCTATAGATTCCCTTAGCCCCCTATTGTTACGCCAATAGATATCCTACTGATGACGCCAGTATactggtagtgttggcagaaaaaaggATTTTCAGCATATACTCGACATATAtagctttgaacagctatagcattTTTTTTACACATCCTAGCTCTGTAGTCTTTTCGACAATGTTGTTAAGCATCGAAAAACCTAcattttgaagtcatgaaacgtaTGGTTTGAGGCATTCTGAGCTCTCcagaaataaaaatgcaaaaaagtgacttttcttatatacaaatttaaaatccaATGAGACAAAACCATTCGACTCATATTTATGATTTATGCAACGTAGGAACAGTGATACACACAACATAACACGCGACGCGTCACGGGACAAAACACTTAAGGCCCAAACTCAATGGcctgtcttttggatgattcccgATGAACAATCCTGAAAATAGAGGTGTTGCATACTATGTTtcgatgcagaaatgtaaattctcccactacgagttccttcggggcattcaggttgttccggaagtagccaataatgaaaaatatgtcaTTTGAAAGATTTCTGGTAAAAAATCCTAGAGATAGAGGtgtcacacgctatatttgatgcaaaaatgcaaATGATTCCTACTATAGGTTCatctgaggacttccggatgaaacatagccatttctcgatgagttcttggccgattccggatccattcgcttcaaaaatggttttgtcatctatgtcaatgatgcaaataaacatttttatcaaggaaCCCCTTGCTAAATCCACTCAAAAATTAGTAGGTTTGACATtactaccggaactcaggaatattcaCTACATCCTGTGATCTAGCCCACATTTGTggtcagaaaaagaaaatttaaaagttttttagttcaatggtgttcgaattaatAAAATCGAACAACATTTGGCAAACCTagagcatttcaaatttcatcaaaattttgcctatcctacttattttgactatcccttGTACATCAACCTACTCAAAATGTTTATGCAAATTAAAATAACGTCTAGTAAATTGTTAACTCAAAAAGATACATTTATTTAAATATTAGGCTGTTCTTTCGTATAAAATGAAGCTCAATAGATTATTTCCCGAAAATCTTGCTCCAATATGACTAGAGATTTATTTATTATCGTGTATTCGGTACGCTGTACACTCTCACACGAAGAAATACGattgttatcaaaattttacaaaatcTTATGCAATCTGTCCAATATGGTCACGATTTTGTTACAAGATGAAAAATGAACACAGGCTAACAGAAGAAACACTTTGTACATATTTCTTACAAAACTATCATTCAGACGATACTCATCCTTCCGTAAAGAATATTATTGCAGTCTTTGGGCTACGTATATGAAGTCGACAACAGCGCCAATGTATATGCGTTTGACAAACTGGGAAATAGCGAAAAGTATAATGAAAAATATTGCATGCCTGCGCTACGAACAGCGCTGGCATGCGATATTTTTTGACGATTGTTAAGAGAGAGACTCAAGTTAAGATTTTAAATTATAGTATGTTGTGGCAATAGACTGAAGCTTTTGTGATgcatctgttagtctgtgaatCATGTATGCACACTGGTTCACGATTTTGAATATTAGCTGGTAGTAGGTTGCTGTGAGGATCGAATGGATTTTGGTGCCAAATGCGTCCTGTATTCAGCTGAAGACTGAAGGGGCCTGGAATGCACTGACACTACACTATGTTTGTAGGGATTTTCTGGCGCAGAAGGCATATCTTTCAGTCTTGTAATTGGTGTGAATTGAGGTCCGTTTGTATCCCGGGTAGACGAATACAATTTTGGTGAGGAGATTTCTCGGACAACCGCAGAGTTAGAGGACAACGTTTGCATGAGCTTGTGCCGGCCACAGGAAGGGGAGTTGAATTTGACAATATTGATGGAATTTTTGTAGAATTCTGGTTGACAGAAACGCACCATTATATATGCGAGAAACAATAACGTTACAATTATGCCAATGATAATCAGAGTAATTAGGAgagcaaaatatgtttgcttggAGGCTGGTCCACTGTCTAAAGAGCCTCCGACTCCTGACTGATCGCAAAATGGAGGTGCATAACCCAAATCACAATGGCAGTGTCCTTAACTGTTGCAAACACCATGCCCACTGCAATCTTTGGCACACGACCTCCCAATTCCATGTTGTTTAAGATTATCAAAATCCCAGCATTGTTGTTGGTAACACATTTTATTTTTGCCACAAGGTGCTCCATCTGGGACCAGCATCGGTTGTTTGGCATCCCCAAGATCTATAAATGCAGCATGACAACTAATCATTTCCCGTCCTTTGACTGTACTGGCAATTTGTTCTTCTGTAAACACTGTTATCCCAAATTCAAGATTGTTATGGTTGAGTTGGTGACAAAAAAGTAACCCACACATAATATCTTCCGCAGCACATTTTATAAAGCTATGGTTATCACGGTTATATCCGCAGTTTGCGTATTTCGttccatttttgtttctttcatAGCAGACCTCGTTGGATTCTTTCCCAGAAGGACCCCAGAGCATTCGACATTGGTCGTTCCTAGTTCTGCATTCTCCCTCGACGCAGTAGGCGTTACCCTCTGCACATTTCTCTGTATTTCGTTTGAAAACGTCTCTAGGGCAATGTTCGGACTTTCCGGTGCAAAATTCTGGCAAATCGCATTCTCCGTGAGGCGCTCGGCAAAGCGTTCCTGCATCGTACCACTGACACACTTCTAGATTACAGCACTCACCCATGGCACATGTGGCCCCTGGTTTCAGTCTACAACTCTTTGAATCACAGCATGGATTATCACAGACCTCTTCCAATCCACAGTCACATTCTTCTCCTTCCTCCAAGAATCCGTTTCCACAACTCGTATAATGCATCACTCTCGGTCGATTTTTTAAACAGTGATGTAATCCCCTGTTAAACGCTAGCGTTAACTGTTCCATGCTGCATGAGCTCCAGTTCTTCAGTGACCGCTCAGAACTCATGGCGGTCATGATACACTTATGATCTGAACAATAGCATTCTTCGTCCACATCGTGCTCCATATTAAAGCTATGGCCCATCTCGTGAGCAACTGTTCCAGCCTGTATGGCAATGTTGTCAGTGTGAACCACTATGACTGCACCAGAACTGTTACTAGTGCACATTCCTCCCAGCCTTGCTTTACCGATGACGTTATCTTGAAACTTAACCGCTGTCAACAGTTGAGCATGGTCGTTTGGGTGTTGTCGAAGGAGTTCTTTCCGTCGATATTGTAGGAAATTATTAAGTGTAACCTCCGCACGTCGGTTAACCTGAATGTGATCGAAACGATCCCATACAACTACTCCGGTTAAAGTGATGAAAATATTTAGAGGGGTGAAAAgctataaaaataaacttttagtAGAAGATTGACGCAGCGGGTCGCACTGTGAACAAACCATATTAACATGATTCACTATATCCGTACAGTAGCGATGCACTTTCCAAACATCGGAATCAAACTTAGTATACAAGGAGTTATCGACCACAAGAACCAGTTCAACAAACTTCGAGTGACGATTTGCATTGTAAGGACCAACGATTCGCGCCCTATGGTTACGTTTTACTCGGTTTGGCAGTTTCagtctaaaatttttcaaaaaaaaaaaaattattatacgATGTTCGAAAACTATGTCAAGTTCCTACCTTCGTATGTAATGATCTCCGGTTGACTCATCGAAGTCGATGAAATATGTATAGTGCACATCATAAACCGTTCCACGGAATTAACCCTCGCATGTTGATATGACTGCCGAACTTCCCGGAACGCCTTCGATCCAACCCTGGTAGTAGCAATTATCGGCAAAATTCACAACGATAGACTCATTTGGCTGCTGGCCTTGTCGCTCCACGAAGCTTCTACCGAGTAAATTTGGCCGCAGCTCGACTCGTACTGGCAGCTGCTCGGGATGCAAGTAGTAGGTTAAAACGATGTTGTCAATGCCCGGTTGCGTGTGTTCCACTTTGGGCACAATACGATTGCGATCAGTATCAAATTTGTTTGGTACTGTTTCATACATCCAAGCTATAAAAAAGTGGAGAAAGGAAGAAAATAGTATTCAGTTTTCGCACTCTTAATAGGGTTTAAATTTCTTTCTGAGGAATATAAAAGCATCTTTCAGTAACAGCACCTTACAAAAAGAACAGAAGTTGTGacttagataaaaaaaaacagtttttgtgtaTGTTCAATACCTTTCTTTGTTAGGGGAATAGAATTACGTACTGCAACGGTGTAAGCTTTTGTAATATGTCCCTGTTTACTATACGTGCCCCCTTGCAAATACAACAATCACTATAGTGGAGTGATAAGACACCCGTatcgacacgctcccagtcaggtgagatatggtttatgaagccaatcacttATCCGGGATCAAAGATCatatctctttgggctgtaaacagccactatCAAGAACCCTAGTGTTCAATGTTAATTACCTTTCCAGGAAACattcgtatattacgtaacACGCTCCGAGGAGAAGGGGGTATTCAGTAAAGCGTTAAACTAAGTGAGGCattcataaaaaattgtattACTAGGGG
It includes:
- the LOC129729011 gene encoding LOW QUALITY PROTEIN: zinc metalloproteinase-disintegrin-like EoMP06 (The sequence of the model RefSeq protein was modified relative to this genomic sequence to represent the inferred CDS: substituted 2 bases at 2 genomic stop codons), whose product is MQAKLDLVTVMEAAENIRTQTMLFLVLLCVSFGLTVQGLTHHQSHNTDTDSDEAWMYETVPNKFDTDRNRIVPKVEHTQPGIDNIVLTYYLHPEQLPVRVELRPNLLGRSFVERQGQQPNESIVVNFADNCYYQGWIEGVPGSSAVISTCEGXFRGTVYDVHYTYFIDFDESTGDHYIRRLKLPNRVKRNHRARIVGPYNANRHSKFVELVLVVDNSLYTKFDSDVWKVHRYCTDIVNHVNMLFTPLNIFITLTGVVVWDRFDHIQVNRRAEVTLNNFLQYRRKELLRQHPNDHAQLLTAVKFQDNVIGKARLGGMCTSNSSGAVIVVHTDNIAIQAGTVAHEMGHSFNMEHDVDEECYCSDHKCIMTAMSSERSLKNWSSCSMEQLTLAFNRGLHHCLKNRPRVMHYTSCGNGFLEEGEECDCGLEEVCDNPCCDSKSCRLKPGATCAMGECCNLEVCQWYDAGTLCRAPHGECDLPEFCTGKSEHCPRDVFKRNTEKCAEGNAYCVEGECRTRNDQCRMLWGPSGKESNEVCYERNKNGTKYANCGYNRDNHSFIKCAAEDIMCGLLFCHQLNHNNLEFGITVFTEEQIASTVKGREMISCHAAFIDLGDAKQPMLVPDGAPCGKNKMCYQQQCWDFDNLKQHGIGRSCAKDCSGHGVCNSXGHCHCDLGYAPPFCDQSGVGGSLDSGPASKQTYFALLITLIIIGIIVTLLFLAYIMVRFCQPEFYKNSINIVKFNSPSCGRHKLMQTLSSNSAVVREISSPKLYSSTRDTNGPQFTPITRLKDMPSAPENPYKHSVVSVHSRPLQSSAEYRTHLAPKSIRSSQQPTTS